In a genomic window of Desulfobaccales bacterium:
- a CDS encoding FecR family protein: protein MQKKISSGLIAILLLALILPVSLHAAVVGRFTQVRGEVDLLKGGKIPGLPVKLRDGVEPGDVIRTKARARAELTMMDDSILVLAPESRLAVADYSYNRATNERRAVIRLFKGLVHTVVNRIIQTEEPDFIMETHTAVIGVRGTDWYTLLAPAFSSVYLARGTLGVSSNLPTIPAQLLLQSMHFTQVPMGKQPFLAKPMSMEMIGILERLMDTGIVAGGLLGPGGLPPVGGEYQLPPGLPTSPDQRLRQEFYTPPVLQPQPQIPAPTPGPSHGPSSPSSPSTS from the coding sequence ATGCAAAAGAAAATCTCCTCCGGCTTGATCGCAATCTTACTCTTGGCCTTGATTCTTCCCGTCAGTCTCCACGCCGCCGTCGTCGGCCGCTTCACCCAGGTCCGGGGCGAAGTTGACCTGCTCAAGGGCGGCAAAATCCCCGGCCTCCCCGTTAAGCTCAGGGATGGCGTGGAACCTGGTGATGTCATCCGCACCAAGGCCAGGGCCAGGGCCGAACTGACCATGATGGATGACTCGATCCTTGTCCTGGCGCCGGAGTCCCGCCTGGCGGTGGCGGATTATTCCTATAATCGCGCCACGAATGAGCGCCGGGCCGTGATCCGCCTCTTTAAGGGTCTGGTGCACACCGTGGTCAATCGCATCATCCAGACCGAAGAGCCGGATTTCATCATGGAAACCCACACCGCGGTCATCGGCGTGCGCGGCACCGACTGGTATACCCTCCTGGCCCCGGCGTTTTCCTCGGTGTATCTGGCCCGGGGGACCTTGGGCGTCAGCTCCAATCTCCCCACTATTCCGGCCCAACTCCTGCTCCAGTCCATGCATTTTACCCAGGTCCCCATGGGCAAACAACCCTTTCTGGCCAAACCCATGTCCATGGAAATGATCGGCATCCTAGAGCGGCTCATGGACACCGGGATAGTGGCCGGGGGCTTACTGGGACCTGGCGGGCTACCTCCGGTGGGCGGCGAATATCAGTTGCCACCCGGACTACCCACCAGTCCTGATCAGCGCTTAAGACAAGAGTTCTATACTCCCCCGGTGCTCCAGCCGCAGCCTCAGATACCGGCTCCAACTCCGGGTCCATCCCATGGCCCGAGTTCACCCTCCAGCCCATCGACCTCCTAA
- the carA gene encoding glutamine-hydrolyzing carbamoyl-phosphate synthase small subunit yields the protein MKALLALEDGLILRGRSFTGPGECSGEVVFNTAMTGYQEILTDPSYKGQIVTMTYPLMGNYGINSEDLESRGVHVEGFIVKEYHPYPSNWRSQGNLADYLKASGKLGVEGLDTRALTKRLREGGAMRGIISTTDLDPASLVRRAQALPSMEGQDLVPLVTCAQAYWWPEVPAPGSAPQDLAVLWTQKSGKKVVLYDYGVKFNIIRSLKERGLEVLVVPATTPATSILALKPDGVVLSNGPGDPAAVTYAVDNVRQCLGSQPMFGICLGHQLMGLAMGGRTFKLKFGHHGANQPVKNKLSGKVEITSQNHGFAVDLESIPDPAVQLTHVNLNDGTLEGLRHPKLAAFSVQYHPEAAPGPHDANYLFEEFLEMVKGN from the coding sequence TTGAAAGCATTACTGGCGTTGGAAGATGGTTTGATCTTACGGGGCCGGTCCTTCACCGGACCCGGCGAGTGCAGCGGCGAAGTGGTGTTCAACACCGCCATGACCGGTTATCAGGAGATTCTCACCGATCCGTCCTACAAAGGGCAGATCGTCACTATGACCTATCCCCTTATGGGCAATTACGGCATTAATAGCGAGGATCTGGAGTCCCGGGGGGTCCACGTGGAAGGCTTCATCGTCAAGGAGTACCACCCCTACCCTTCCAACTGGCGCTCCCAGGGCAATCTGGCCGATTACCTCAAGGCCTCCGGCAAATTGGGGGTGGAAGGTCTGGACACCCGGGCGCTGACCAAGCGCCTCCGGGAGGGCGGGGCCATGCGGGGGATTATCTCGACCACGGACCTGGACCCCGCGTCCCTGGTGCGCCGCGCCCAAGCACTCCCCAGTATGGAGGGTCAGGACCTGGTGCCCCTGGTGACCTGCGCCCAGGCCTATTGGTGGCCCGAAGTGCCGGCCCCGGGTAGTGCGCCCCAAGACCTGGCCGTCCTCTGGACCCAAAAGTCCGGCAAAAAAGTGGTCCTCTACGACTACGGCGTTAAATTCAATATTATCAGAAGCTTAAAAGAACGGGGCCTGGAGGTCCTGGTGGTGCCCGCCACCACCCCGGCCACGAGCATCCTGGCCCTTAAACCCGACGGCGTGGTCCTCAGCAACGGCCCCGGAGACCCGGCCGCGGTCACCTATGCCGTGGACAACGTGCGCCAGTGTCTGGGGTCGCAGCCCATGTTCGGCATCTGCCTGGGACACCAGCTCATGGGTTTGGCCATGGGGGGCCGCACCTTTAAACTCAAATTCGGCCATCACGGGGCCAACCAACCGGTTAAGAATAAACTCTCGGGCAAAGTCGAGATCACTTCCCAGAATCACGGCTTTGCCGTGGACCTGGAATCCATCCCCGACCCCGCGGTCCAGCTGACCCACGTCAACCTCAACGATGGCACCTTAGAGGGCCTGCGCCATCCCAAACTGGCGGCCTTCTCGGTGCAGTACCACCCCGAGGCCGCCCCCGGCCCCCATGACGCCAACTATCTCTTCGAGGAATTCTTGGAGATGGTCAAGGGGAATTGA
- a CDS encoding PQQ-dependent sugar dehydrogenase produces MKKPLVIISIILAAAVFLWAGPFAWYNLRGAGPAFLSPPKDIAKAPEATPGAGTPPLLESASSDLLLPPGFTISVFADHVPGARVLAEDPEGTLLVSLTRQGKVVALPDKNADGVADDVVTVVQGLNNPHGLAFTKNTKNTKKPEEKPRLYVAETGQVAIYDYDPEHLKATNKKKIIDLPPGGRHFTRTLLFLPPPQQQRLLISVGSNCNVCEEKDWRYAKILIADADGANLQTYASGLRNSVFMARHPLSKHIWATEMGRDYLGDNLPPDEINLIMHGENYGWPWCYGKRVHDEQFDPSGSRRGFCQDTIPAFIDLPAHSSPLGLAFFPKAWPEEFRYNLLVAYHGSWNRSEPTGFKVVRYKLDAAGNPMDAQDFITGWLTPHGALGRPVDILIKDDGTIFISDDKAGVVYQVVYRK; encoded by the coding sequence ATGAAAAAACCCCTGGTCATCATCTCCATCATCCTGGCGGCCGCGGTGTTTCTCTGGGCCGGGCCTTTCGCCTGGTACAACCTGCGCGGCGCCGGACCCGCGTTTCTGAGCCCGCCCAAAGACATTGCTAAAGCCCCGGAGGCAACCCCCGGCGCCGGTACCCCTCCCCTGCTCGAATCTGCCTCTTCTGACTTGTTGCTCCCCCCGGGGTTTACCATCTCGGTTTTTGCCGACCACGTCCCCGGCGCCCGGGTCCTGGCCGAAGACCCCGAAGGCACCCTCCTGGTCAGCCTCACCCGCCAGGGCAAGGTGGTGGCCCTGCCGGATAAAAACGCTGACGGCGTCGCCGATGACGTAGTGACCGTGGTCCAGGGCCTGAACAACCCTCACGGCCTGGCCTTTACGAAAAATACAAAAAACACAAAAAAACCTGAAGAGAAACCGCGGCTCTATGTGGCGGAGACCGGCCAGGTGGCGATATACGATTACGACCCCGAACACCTCAAAGCCACCAATAAGAAAAAGATCATCGACCTCCCCCCGGGCGGACGCCATTTCACCCGGACCCTCCTGTTCCTGCCCCCGCCCCAGCAGCAGCGCCTCTTGATTTCTGTAGGCTCCAACTGCAACGTCTGCGAAGAAAAGGATTGGCGTTACGCCAAGATCCTGATTGCCGACGCCGATGGCGCTAACCTTCAAACCTATGCCTCAGGCCTGCGCAACTCGGTGTTCATGGCCCGCCATCCCCTCAGCAAGCATATCTGGGCCACGGAAATGGGCCGGGATTATCTCGGGGATAACCTGCCGCCGGACGAAATTAATCTCATCATGCACGGCGAAAATTACGGCTGGCCCTGGTGCTACGGCAAGCGGGTCCACGACGAACAGTTCGATCCCAGCGGCTCCCGCCGGGGCTTCTGCCAGGACACCATCCCTGCCTTTATCGACCTTCCGGCCCACTCCAGCCCCCTCGGACTGGCCTTCTTCCCTAAGGCGTGGCCCGAAGAGTTCCGCTATAACCTCCTGGTGGCCTACCACGGCTCCTGGAACCGCTCCGAGCCCACGGGCTTTAAAGTAGTGCGCTACAAGCTGGACGCCGCCGGCAACCCTATGGACGCCCAGGACTTCATCACCGGCTGGCTGACCCCCCACGGCGCCCTGGGCCGCCCGGTGGATATCCTGATCAAAGACGACGGCACGATTTTTATTTCAGATGACAAGGCGGGGGTGGTGTATCAGGTGGTCTATAGGAAATAA
- a CDS encoding NACHT domain-containing protein: MLSTAGALAAKKLFKQVVLDLYQALVQQTGRKIKQWNTDQQIDKLYQQIGQVRKVKTIWQIDKPVDLIDFYCDSHVLLDGKRSKVSKLSDFKTKNNILIQGIAGQGKSILLRYLCSVELGRGEYIPIFLELRRVSHLETLNDRIFTAFKSLKLDIDDEIFTALAASGKIVLLLDAFDEVPDDLKSRVLSEIEDLIATRPNIRVIVTSRPHHDIRFSNYFNVVMLDNLQKDEYKNVIKKLASGQTWADTLIDHIENHARHIIDLLCTPLMVTLLVLSYKSYKQLPAKLSDFYDSLFQTLLQRHDGTKPGFTRKRSCALDDNQYRQVFETLCILAKKTGQQSFNDEGIYSLSQEALQQCVLNANASSYVDDIVKITCLLVRDGEEYRFIHKTVQEYYTASYIRKKPEAWAIDFYERLRSSDGLLPWGQELEFLSEIDTYRYNKYFLLPMILNLLRLQENDLEFPSCEVQLLATDSLLSNYFVVVEWKDNDELGGSNSIYNKNRSFLSWKLINDNIHNIFEGLAKLLDRANSNLNKIKELKDYRYHNSQENNNVSYYSFNDLIKIGIAPELSSIIEGESQRIFRKAQEIWKSTKNEENPSLLDGLV, from the coding sequence ATGCTGAGCACTGCGGGCGCGTTAGCCGCTAAGAAACTTTTTAAGCAAGTTGTGCTTGACCTTTATCAAGCTTTGGTCCAGCAAACAGGCCGTAAAATCAAACAATGGAATACAGATCAACAAATCGATAAACTTTATCAACAAATTGGCCAAGTCCGCAAAGTAAAAACGATATGGCAGATTGATAAACCTGTCGATCTCATTGATTTCTATTGTGATTCCCATGTCCTATTAGATGGAAAGAGATCTAAAGTCAGCAAACTTTCCGACTTCAAGACAAAAAATAATATTCTTATTCAGGGTATTGCTGGTCAAGGAAAATCTATCTTACTTAGATACTTATGTTCTGTGGAACTGGGTAGAGGGGAATATATTCCCATATTCTTAGAACTCAGACGGGTTAGCCACTTAGAAACTTTAAATGATCGCATTTTCACGGCATTTAAAAGCTTAAAACTTGATATAGATGATGAAATATTCACAGCTTTAGCGGCCTCTGGGAAGATTGTGCTTTTGCTGGATGCCTTTGACGAAGTGCCTGACGACCTAAAATCGAGGGTCCTTTCAGAAATTGAGGATTTGATTGCCACAAGGCCAAATATAAGAGTCATAGTTACATCGCGCCCGCATCACGACATAAGATTTTCTAACTACTTCAATGTTGTAATGCTTGATAATCTTCAAAAAGATGAGTATAAGAATGTCATTAAAAAATTGGCCTCTGGTCAAACTTGGGCCGACACATTAATTGATCATATAGAGAATCATGCCAGGCATATTATAGATCTTTTGTGCACACCTCTTATGGTGACCCTTCTCGTTTTATCCTACAAGTCTTATAAACAACTCCCTGCTAAGCTGTCTGATTTCTATGATTCGCTTTTTCAAACCCTTCTTCAGCGACATGATGGTACGAAACCAGGATTTACGCGAAAAAGAAGCTGTGCACTTGATGACAATCAATATCGGCAGGTCTTTGAAACTTTGTGCATTCTTGCCAAAAAGACAGGGCAACAATCCTTTAATGACGAGGGAATATATTCTCTATCACAGGAAGCTCTTCAACAATGTGTCTTGAATGCTAATGCTTCTTCTTATGTAGATGATATTGTTAAGATTACTTGTCTTTTGGTGCGTGACGGTGAAGAATATCGTTTTATTCATAAAACTGTACAAGAATATTACACGGCTTCCTATATACGGAAAAAACCGGAAGCATGGGCAATTGATTTTTATGAGCGCCTAAGGAGTTCGGACGGTCTTCTCCCTTGGGGCCAAGAATTAGAATTTCTGTCAGAAATAGATACATATAGATATAATAAATATTTTCTTCTACCAATGATTTTAAATTTACTTCGTTTACAAGAAAACGATTTGGAATTTCCAAGTTGCGAAGTTCAATTACTTGCAACAGATAGCCTTCTATCTAATTATTTTGTTGTAGTAGAATGGAAAGATAATGATGAACTGGGGGGAAGTAATTCCATATATAATAAGAATCGAAGTTTCCTTAGTTGGAAATTAATAAATGATAATATTCATAATATCTTTGAGGGTCTGGCCAAATTATTGGACAGAGCTAATTCTAACCTCAATAAAATAAAAGAATTAAAAGATTATAGATATCATAATTCACAAGAAAATAATAATGTATCATATTATTCTTTTAATGATTTAATAAAGATAGGAATAGCCCCAGAGCTATCGTCAATAATTGAAGGTGAAAGTCAACGAATCTTTAGAAAAGCGCAAGAAATATGGAAATCTACAAAAAATGAGGAGAATCCCTCACTCTTAGATGGGCTTGTTTAG